A part of Liolophura sinensis isolate JHLJ2023 chromosome 1, CUHK_Ljap_v2, whole genome shotgun sequence genomic DNA contains:
- the LOC135473729 gene encoding DCN1-like protein 3 → MGKCLSCCEPTSPSCEPTFTSSHPPPPSSHARAAPLVPPIHTKDVKQGSGDREIPALPPGKLPIPPSEKKMFGQYPKLPPILKPNNGDTKRLSVVSRECSDTKIQALFEQYKEPNEEAMLAEGIEKFCSDLEVKPDEFIVLVLAWKFQAETMCKFTREEFLSGCRTLKVDTIKGLQLKFPEMLKDVQNKQLFKDLYRWTYKFGLDADTGQKTLPIEMAIGLWKLVFSKNQPPILECWLEFLEKHPNIRGIPKDTWDMYLNFTEQVGDDLSTYDDTDAWPSLIDDFVEYQNDRQNQNV, encoded by the coding sequence ATGGGGAAGTGCTTGTCTTGTTGTGAACCAACCAGCCCGTCCTGTGAGCCTACCTTCACCAGCAGTCACCCTCCACCGCCATCTTCCCACGCTCGTGCCGCACCCCTTGTACCCCCCATCCACACCAAGGATGTAAAACAAGGCTCGGGGGATCGAGAGATTCCAGCGCTGCCTCCAGGAAAATTGCCTATTCCGCCCTCGGAAAAGAAGATGTTCGGACAGTACCCCAAACTACCACCAATCCTCAAACCCAATAATGGTGACACAAAACGGCTGTCTGTTGTGTCGCGTGAATGTTCAGACACTAAAATTCAGGCCTTGTTTGAACAATACAAGGAACCCAATGAAGAAGCCATGTTAGCTGAAGGCATTGAGAAGTTTTGCTCAGATTTAGAAGTTAAGCCTGATGAATTCATAGTGTTGGTGTTAGCATGGAAGTTCCAGGCTGAAACCATGTGTAAGTTTACCAGAGAGGAATTCCTCAGTGGCTGCAGAACTCTCAAAGTTGACACAATCAAAGGGTTACAGCTCAAATTTCCAGAAATGCTTAAGGATGTTCAAAATAAGCAACTATTCAAAGACCTGTACCGATGGACATACAAGTTTGGCCTGGATGCTGACACTGGGCAGAAAACACTGCCAATTGAAATGGCCATTGGGCTGTGGAAACTGGTGTTCTCCAAAAATCAGCCCCCAATTCTTGAATGCTGGCTAGAATTTCTCGAAAAGCATCCTAACATACGTGGCATTCCAAAAGACACTTGGGACATGTACCTTAACTTTACAGAACAAGTAGGGGATGATCTGAGTACATACGATGACacggatgcctggcccagccttATTGACGACTTTGTAGAGTATcaaaatgacagacaaaatCAGAATGTCTAG
- the LOC135482174 gene encoding fat-like cadherin-related tumor suppressor homolog gives MFYRRNYLFNVTGREQVIGQVGAYSPWNSKLWFSVVGTDDVTIDRQSGTLYAVTNLVQDQVKPYMFYAVVTDNHYKSATVAVNLNVTSSGVPPPDKPNFWTSSYTTAVSSNLTVNSTVLRVYASGLGGEQVVYSLLNSSYFNVNWTSGYVYLTRPLGNTTYHNFTVTAAYQSTPQVRSFAPVFVSVRNTTIQSSALTLQNSGMIQVYNDIPRDGHVTTIRAVAKDPSQQNLVKYYLNDSSSLRIDEYTGDVYVHRLPLLQRTSVYLTATLGTVSVGTRLIVNKVCHPNEPIASCLMDPCMSPIQDPVSNCPEMQGAACLANYCGGCNAEFYKNGHLVVCSVKPTPIPSTIRPIFTSPHYRIRLASNQTTTGSIVGQVYASVPVGEVVIYSAVNTTYFGVDRLTGSLYVTRPLKNMTSHTFTVMASFQSTPNNMSVAYVHVEILPDNSLTLSFPKRWYTVNVLANISRGGLVTMMTATASSMQDQVRYAIRGSDTIGINEFTGAVYILALPLYNQTLLVNVVATVGNLSTSAILEISKVCALQQPIAMCAVDPCKALPECALRSNATCVASFCGDCRAEYFANGDRLRCESSTAPQVDETIYETRVYENQPVGVKIASLYELGVPFLPLPSSALEFTIDSGGFGVFNISRAGSIILASSPDYEKKQDYHLVVRAILSGLTSVSTSRTLITVHIINVNDNVPEFKAVMSPFIVPSDLTAGDMVFRFWATDADLQDKVSYELLGGESSIFNLDSLSGVVTLKTTIPEGRYSLKVRATDTGLPSSSTITSVDILSESRTSGYPIFPYRVAEFRKVESSPVNSLIKTIPASGGSKFTYQEVVGF, from the exons ATGTTCTATCGGAGAAACTACCTCTTCAACGTCACAGGAAGAGAACAAGTTATCGGACAG GTCGGCGCGTATAGTCCTTGGAACTCGAAACTCTGGTTTTCTGTGGTTGGCACCGATGATGTCACGATTGACAGGCAATCTGGGACACTTTACGCGGTGACAAACCTGGTCCAAGATCAGGTCAAACCATACATGTTTTATGCTGTTGTAACTGATAACCATTACAAGAGTGCCACTGTTGCCGTGAACCTGAATGTGACGTCATCTG GTGTACCACCACCCGACAAACCAAACTTTTGGACATCGTCCTACACCACCGCAGTTTCTTCCAATCTGACCGTCAACTCCACAGTTCTCCGA GTGTATGCATCTGGCTTAGGCGGTGAACAGGTGGTGTACTCTTTACTAAATTCCTCGTACTTCAACGTCAACTGGACCAGTGGATATGTGTATCTGACTCGACCCCTGGGAAACACCACCTACCATAACTTCACAGTGACTGCGGCTTACCAATCCACCCCTCAAGTCAGATCCTTCGCCCCGGTTTTCGTCTCTGTCCGCAACACAACAATCCAATCGTCTGCCCTAACGCTACAAAATTCCGGCATGATACAAGTGTACAACGATATACCCAGAGACGGTCACGTGACCACTATCCGTGCTGTTGCCAAAGATCCATCGCAGCAGAACCTAGTTAAATATTACTTGAATGACTCCAGCTCTCTACGTATTGACGAATACACGG GTGACGTTTATGTTCACAGGTTGCCCTTGTTGCAGAGGACCTCTGTGTACCTTACAGCCACACTTGGAACAGTGAGTGTGGGCACACGTTTGATCGTAAATAAAG TTTGCCACCCGAATGAGCCCATCGCATCCTGCTTGATGGATCCATGTATGTCGCCCATTCAAGATCCAGTTTCAAATTGCCCGGAAATGCAGGGAGCTGCTTGCTT AGCTAATTACTGTGGAGGTTGTAACGCTGAGTTTTACAAAAATGGCCACTTAGTCGTCTGCTCAG TGAAACCCACGCCCATACCGTCCACCATACGCCCCATCTTCACATCTCCCCATTACAGGATTAGGCTCGCGTCTAACCAGACCACTACTGGCTCGATAGTCGGACAG GTGTATGCCTCGGTTCCGGTGGGGGAAGTCGTCATCTACAGCGCCGTCAACACTACATATTTTGGAGTGGATAGACTCACCGGGTCTTTATATGTAACAAGACCACTAAAAAACATGACCAGCCATACTTTTACTGTGATGGCGTCATTCCAATCAACCCCCAACAACATGTCTGTGGCATATGTTCATGTGGAAATCCTCCCTGATAACAGCCTGACATTAAGTTTCCCTAAAAGATGGTACACTGTCAACGTCTTGGCTAACATTTCCAGAGGTGGTCTCGTGACGATGATGACAGCCACCGCTTCCAGTATGCAGGACCAAGTGAGATATGCCATCCGAGGATCAGACACTATAGGAATCAATGAATTCACAG GTGCCGTATATATACTAGCGCTACCACTCTACAACCAGACCTTATTAGTCAACGTTGTCGCCACTGTAGGGAACCTGTCTACGTCTGCCATCCTGGAGATATCCAAAG TGTGCGCCCTTCAACAACCTATTGCGATGTGTGCAGTGGACCCTTGTAAGGCCCTGCCAGAATGCGCTCTGCGCAGCAACGCTACCTGCGT GGCTAGCTTCTGTGGTGACTGTAGAGCTGAATATTTCGCCAATGGAGATCGGTTGAGATGCGAAA GTTCAACAGCGCCTCAAGTCGACGAAACGATATATGAAACTAGAGTCTATGAAAACCAACCGGTTGGTGTAAAGATTGCCAGTCTGTATGAACTGGGTGTGCCCTTTTTGCCCCTCCCTAGCTCAGCACTGGAGTTTACCATCGATTCGGGTGGGTTCGGCGTGTTTAATATATCCAGAGCAGGTAGCATTATTTTGGCAAGCTCGCCGGATTATGAGAAGAAACAGGATTACCATTTGGTTGTTCGAGCCATTTTGTCTGGGTTGACCTCGGTCAGTACCTCGAGAACTCTAATTACTGTGCACATCATTAATGTGAACGACAACGTTCCTGAGTTCAAGGCTGTCATGTCTCCTTTCATTGTGCCATCCGATCTCACCGCTGGCGACATGGTATTCAGGTTTTGGGCGACAGACGCCGATCTGCAGGACAAGGTCTCCTATGAACTTCTGGGTGGCGAAAGCAGCATTTTTAATCTGGATTCACTCAGTGGTGTCGTAACGCTAAAAACAACGATCCCTGAGGGTCGCTACAGTCTCAAAGTACGGGCCACCGACACTGGACTACCAAGCTCTTCCACAATTACCTCTGTAGACATACTTTCAGAGAGTAGAACCTCGGGGTATCCCATCTTCCCATATCGAGTCGCAGAATTCCGGAAGGTCGAGTCTTCTCCCGTGAACAGCCTGATAAAAACAATCCCTGCTAGCGGGGGGTCAAAGTTCACTTACCAGGAGGTGGTGGGTTTCTGA